From Ureaplasma urealyticum serovar 8 str. ATCC 27618:
TAAGTGGTCGTGAACATACGACAATTAGCCATAGTGTTAATAAAGTTGAAAAAATTTTAGCTGATAAAAATAGTCAAGAAGCACTACAAATTAATTTAATTATTGATAAATTTTAATTTTAATAAAGAAAAGTAAACAAAAATCATTAAAATATTATATATTTATATATAGTGTATTTTCGTGTTTTTCAAATTCAAAACATAAAATTACTAATTTTTATTATTTAACTATATTATGATAAAGGAAGAAAATTATGAAAGATATTCACCCAGTAAGTAAACCATGTGTTTATAATTGTGTAACATGCAAAAAAGAATTTGTAATTAATTCTGCTGCAAAAAATACAGAAGTTGCAATTGAAGTTTGTTCAAATTGCCACACATTCTTTATTGGTAAGCAAAATGCAACTACAACATTACGTGGTCGTGCTGAAAAATTAAATAATCGTTTCGAAGCTGGTTTAAATAACATTAATAAAAAACCAGAAAAGAAAAAAGTACAAGGAAAATCTGAACCAAGAAAAAGTTTAAACGAATTATAGTAAATGCTCTTGTCATTAAATTGCCAAGATTGTTTAATTGTTTTTGTATAATTAAAAATTAGTAAATTAAATAACAGGCAATTTCGATTACCTGTTATTTTATTTTATTTTTTTATTACACATTAAAAAATTGAGGAACTTATGGAATATAATAAAAAACTTTATGAAGCCATTGAAAGAGTTGCTGTTAAAAACAAAACCTTAAAACAAGAATTAGAAACAATTACATCAGATTTCAAAAAAATTAAAGAAATTAATATTCAATTAAAGAAGACTACCAAAATTGCTGAAGCATTTGCAAAATATAAACAAAAAATCGATGCTGGTATAGTTGCTGAAGAATTATTAAATACTGAAAAAGATTTAGAATTAGTTGAATTAGCTCAAATGGATTTAGATGATGCTAAAGCAAGTATTCCAGTAATTGAAAATGAACTAAAAATCATGTTATTACCAACTGATCCTAACGATGATAAAAACGTTATTGTTGAAATGCGTCCTGCAGCTGGTGGGGATGAATCTTCAATTTTTGTAGGTAATTTATTTGATACATATCGTGCATATACTGAAAGTAATAATTGAAAAATGAAAATTATTGAAATGACACCAAACGCTGTTGGTTTTAGTTTCATTTCTTTTATGATTTCAGGTGAGGAAGTTTATTCACGAATGAAATTTGAATCAGGAGTACACCGTGTACAACGAGTTCCAGCAACTGAATCTAAAGGGCGTGTACATACATCAACTATTACTGTTGCTGTACTTCCTGAACAAGATGAAGTTGATGTTGTAATTAATCCATCAGATTTAAGAATTGATACTTATCGTGCGAGTGGGGCTGGTGGACAACATGTTAATAGAACTGAATCAGCTGTAAGAATTACACATATTCCAACTGGAGTTGTCGCTGCCTGTCAAGAAGGTAAATCACAAATCGAAAATCGTGAAACAGCAATGAAAATGTTACGAGCCAAACTATGAGAAGCAGCTCAAGAACAACAAAACGCTGAATTTGCTAATTTACGAAAAAATCAAGTTGGTACAGGTGATCGTTCTGAAAAGATTCGTACTTATAACTATCCCCAAAACCGTGTTACTGACCATCGAATTAGTCTAACATTAAATAAATTAGATCAAATTATGATGGGTGAATTGGATGAAATCATCGACGCATTAATTGCTGATGAACAAACAAATTTAATGGCTAATTTAGGTATTTAATGACATATCAT
This genomic window contains:
- the rpmE gene encoding 50S ribosomal protein L31, producing the protein MKDIHPVSKPCVYNCVTCKKEFVINSAAKNTEVAIEVCSNCHTFFIGKQNATTTLRGRAEKLNNRFEAGLNNINKKPEKKKVQGKSEPRKSLNEL
- the prfA gene encoding peptide chain release factor 1; its protein translation is MEYNKKLYEAIERVAVKNKTLKQELETITSDFKKIKEINIQLKKTTKIAEAFAKYKQKIDAGIVAEELLNTEKDLELVELAQMDLDDAKASIPVIENELKIMLLPTDPNDDKNVIVEMRPAAGGDESSIFVGNLFDTYRAYTESNNWKMKIIEMTPNAVGFSFISFMISGEEVYSRMKFESGVHRVQRVPATESKGRVHTSTITVAVLPEQDEVDVVINPSDLRIDTYRASGAGGQHVNRTESAVRITHIPTGVVAACQEGKSQIENRETAMKMLRAKLWEAAQEQQNAEFANLRKNQVGTGDRSEKIRTYNYPQNRVTDHRISLTLNKLDQIMMGELDEIIDALIADEQTNLMANLGI